The nucleotide sequence gaaactttgagtgcgctgtctttgagtgcgatgtcgttgagtgcgctgtctttgagtgcgacgtcttttattgccggacacgttgctatggctgcgcccggcaacttcctttttttttggtccggtcagcaattgtttcctccgtgcaacacagagtggattctctagttccggcttgcacactgaagaggcgtcaccgccggggcttgactgggcggagctgcgaccgctcccgggcgcgggaaatgctggaaacaatttaaccccttcaggtatagactttctccacttaacaatggcagctaacagtctttccttcacctcccccaccacttgtatatgcgcctcgctgagtaaattactttcaatgacacagttcagattctggggggggggggacttgctttagtggctgaatggttaaggcgtacacccgtatcctgttcgtgacgccagaaaacgatgtggtgaccggggagggtgagtcccacggccacacacatgcgcttgatggttagctacttggttcttggggctaggagcccagggtcaggtggtattaacccttagtgagggccagatggtattaaccctctctgtcacgtgacgccactgtagtcttggtataccccgggaaactacagctccgggggcctccgtatccccgctagttaggatggtaataatacagtccacaacagggggttaaaacaacaaaggctttactggcatgaaggcaggtgtcaaaatcttcacagctttaaacagtgtcaaaatgttctgcaggcagtctctggatcacacagctaataatgcttgagcttagttgatcatatactgtatatactcggctgcaaaagccggatagtaattcagggcctatgcttaactaggctgaaaaatagatacacttactgaagtgtctgtagacttgaggcttttcgccggaataacggattgatctgataaatgagctgaagtactggttctgtaatgtttagggatactccactctttgctgtattttatcctggaggcttcaggcctgcactgcttttctgactgtgtgttgctctgctctgccaggaactgagggaagcattagactggcttaaacaggaagtacaatcccttataagggcctgtttagactgaaacctattggttgagagctgtggatcatagagactgacctgtagtataacacaacacaataaggtactgtctagcattcagtcctcctgactctaatacatttgaacatgagatggtaatacactctgactgaacatgagatggctggctaaaccccttaaagctatacacacctaataagcgtattatcaaccataacagtataaatcacatcataattagctgagtccctgcagggagaccccacaagccgagggcctcaatctgacagggactacaacaaatacctgtactgggacaccacatatGCATACATGGTGTATGTGTTTTAAACCTTTTGTACAATAAAAAAACGTTATGATTTAGACATGTTTATCTGCTCCATGTTTGGCCTGTATGATCCGATTCTCCCTTCTTCCCCCCTTTTTGCTTATTCTATACATTACGGATGTTGGCCACGCCTATTTTTCTactataatttattatattttgatGTATTACAGGAGCAGCTGCGCCAGACGTTGGCCAAAGGACACAGATAACAGTCCTACCTACTCCACCTTCTGACACAGGTAAGTTGTCTGCAAAAAATAATTGTCTTTGCCAAACACTTATGggcaatacatttattttctaccttcagtccataaggggcgcgtgggcaccaccccctctctcctggcatCACCATAGATAgaatcatgcattgcatgaatctatctatggtcgccgctgccaccgCCTATTCAGGCGCCCAGACCCTTTTTGAGCGacaggcacctgaattacagcggcggggtattttttggaatcACCAAACAGTGGTAAACAGTGGgagccatgctgggcgctcgcagttcactcagcgttatgttaggaaagcgaatgaatattcgctttgctaacactgaaccgcctctcaggtgctcgggtctgttacctgtcacctgattggctgaaattacaggcgctgtgattggatgcctatcaggcatacaatcatagcagaggatgggagaagacatggaggacagcGCCAAGACAGGTAAGTACCAGGCGGGGCACActgtcagcatttgatggggcgcgctggcggccattgatggggcacactggtggcaattgatgggaacagtggctgcgcttgattttttttttcagtttgtttgtgtccccccaaaaattttgagcaccacccGCCACTGATCAGTACCCCTTACTACCTACACCTGAATGCAATTATTTGGAGGGGTATAAACATATTCTtgaccaacgctgtatcctggcctaagccgacaaggcccaggcctagggaagcactttgcaggggggcagcttcCGGAATGCGGGCGTCCGGCATTCcggaactgtaggggggggggggactgcttcTAAtcttgactgtcctatcatgctggaccacaaaccttcctcactgtgctatatgttttctgctgcaccaattggcatggttatatcttctccataaaattataagtaatttgtgcttaaagtagaactataagcaacacttttttttttttttaaattttggatagagtaagggagggttagagcccctgtcagtttatttttttaccatccctgtcccattgcagagatttcccttcacttcctgcccccatagccaaacaggaagtgagaggatacctatgcaaattaagggaatccattgcccccccctcaGGCCCTCAGAAGTAGTGTCCCCAtatgaaaatttcagggcgggttaTAATGAGCAagaggtgtggccttgacaggaaggggctggtcatatttaaattagggggtgcacgagtttagtcaggcctagggcagcacaaatcctaaatacactactgttcTTGACCATATAGAGTAGTTGTTTGGGAAGTTTAAGACCCCCTTATTGCAAAACAATATGTCAGTTTTAATACCATTGCAATTAAAAGACAGTTGTCTTTCTGGTCTAGCTCATCCTGTTGGCGTAGAACTGAGTGAACCAGTCCCTCCACCACCAATGAAAAAACAAGAACAAGATAGCGGTAATGAGCTTTCCAGCTCAAGCCTAGACAGCCACGATTCTACTGCAGCTTCTACAGGGCTTCCCCCCGAGGAACCTGAAGAACCTCCCCCCGAGGAACCTCCCTCCGAGGAACTTGAGGAACCTCCCCCCGAGGAACCTCCCCATGAGGAACCTCCCTCCGAGGAACTTGAGGAACCTCCCCATGAGGAACCCAAGGAACCTCCCCATGAGGAACCCAAGGAACTTCCCCCTGTAACGGACCTTTCTCCTCCATGTGAAAATCAAGAAAACCCACCACGGCCCAACACTTTAGACTTGTCTCATTCTCTTCCGGAGAGTCACCAAGTAAATAGCCTGgagttccaaaaaccaaatacggAAGAAACACAGGAAAATGGTATAGAGAGCTGTCCAGAGGCCTCCAAACCGAACAAAGAGAAGAAGGCACTTGAAGGGGAGTTAGTGAAGTGCATTGAGGAATATCGAAAAATTAAGATTCCAGCATTTCGTAACAAGAAACGCAACTGGCAGAACGACCTTCTGAAGAAATACGAACTCTGAGATACTTAGATTGTCACACAGAAAAGTTtgtatatgttatttttttttaaagaactgtATCACTCGGAATCAAAGCTTTTAGAGGGAAACTCACTTTGCCTATTCAGGGCAAAAATCACAGCGTCACCCAATGATATCAGttataagtagggatgagccgaacacccccctgttcggttcgcatcagaacttgcgaacacaccaaatgttcgtgtgaactttagaaccctattaaagtctttgggacttgaacgtttgaaatctaaactgttaattttaaaggctaatatgcaagttattgtcctaaaaagtgtttggggacccgggtcctgccccaggaaacatgtatcaatgcaaaaaaaagttttaaaaaggcagttttttcaggagcagtgaatttaataatgctaaaagtgaaacaataaaagtgtaatattactttaaatttcgtacctagggggggtgtaaagttagcatgtgaaaaagcgcatgtttcccgtacatagaactgtccctgcacaaagtgtcatttctgaaagaaaaaaaggcatttaaaaccggctttgcggctataatgaattgtcggctctggcaattcagagatgattcattcataaagaaaaaatggcgtgggggtccccccaaattccattaacaggcccttcaggtctgatattgatattaaggggaaccctgctgtcaatttaaaaaaaaatgacgtggggttccccccaaatatccataccagacccttcaggtctggtgtggattttaaggggaactccaccccaaattttttaaaaaaatggcgtggagttcccccaaaaatccacaccagacccttatccgagcatgttaacctggccggccgcagaaaagagggggggacagacaagggccttatccccacaaccctcgcccggtggttgtgggggtctgcgggcggggggcttatcagaatctggaagacccctttaacaaaggggacccccagatcctggccccccccctatgtgaattggtaatagggtacactgtacctctaccatttcacgaaggaagtgtaaatagttaaaaaaaaacacagacaccatagaaaaaaatcctttattaataataataaaaaagaaaaaatccagcggtggtaatccactctcgatgcggttccctgctccaacgttgtcttctatccagcgacggatgatctctccagcgacggatgatcagcggtccggtccagcgatgagaagatccatccgtccagagcgcagcaggcgagctcctctctctgctggacacagcccagcggaatgacgcgctggagctttgacatttcttatataggggaagcggccacccgtcacgtgaccctgccccctctgacgcaccctcgtacgtcactgggaaagcccgaaAATTCCTATGtggtcatattaaccacttcagccccggaccatttggctggccgaagaccaggccactttttgcgattcggcactgcgtcgctttaactgaatttTTTGCGGGCGtacgacgtgcctcccaaacaaaatttaagtcctttttctcccacaattagagctttcttttggtggtatttgatcacctctgcggtttttattttttgcactataaacaaaaatagagcgacaatttggaaaaaaatgcaatattttttgctataataaatatccccaaaaaaatatataaaaaaatttttttttcccctcagtttaggccgatacgtattcttctacatatttttggttaaagaaaaaaaaaatcgcaataagcatatattgattggttcgcgcaaaagttatagcggatagttttatggcatttttattaataatttttttttttatactagtaatggaggcgatcagcgatttttatcgtgactgcgacattatggtggacacatcggacacttttgggaccattgtcatttatacagcgattagtgctataaaaatgcactgattactgtgtaaatgacactggcagtgaaggggttaaccactagggggcgctgagggGGTGAgtctgttagggggtgtggctacgagtgacacgtcactgatcgctgttcctgatgacagggagcaattGACGACAATGGAACGCGGTTGTCTACACAAAGTGCTATCCATTTACAACACATGTTGAATGGAAGCAGATTTATAGAAAAGGCCAAACCCATTATCGATAATGTAGGTATgatcttaaagtgtatgtacagtggaacctcggattacgagcataatctgttctaggagaattcttgtaatccaaagcactcgcatatgaaaagcgagtttccccatagaagtcaatggaaacgaagataattctttccgcattgacttctatggcatgcaataccacatgtggccagaggtcggGGGGcatcggagagcctcggaaaacgATCGGAAAAGCTCTGGAACACCCAGGAAACAGTATTTACGAGTGATTCCGAACATCTCCgctcggctctggtgcccccccccctcctcaggccaaatgcggtactgcacacccaattagcttgaattctgctcattttgctagacaacacttgcaaacagagtcagattttttttttttaaagttgcttgtTATTAAAGCgatagttccccctccaaaaatgttttaccctaaggccttgtacacacgaccggattatccgatgaaaacgacccggcggaccgtttccatcggatatgtccgctgccggattttggtctgatggttgtacacaccatcagaccaaaatcccagcgaaaaacatacgcggtgacgtgtcgcgacgtggccgcgccgtcgccgcgaagatgacgcggcgacgtgcgcgaccctggaaggtaaatacttccacgcatgcgtcaaatcacttcaaagcatgcgagggatggtggtcgGTCGGAcaagtccggtgagtctgtacagacgaccggatttgtccgacggacaggtttccagcggacagatttcttagcatgctaagaaatttttgtccgctggaaaacggtcggctggacaaatgtccgccggaaaactgtccgataggccgtaaacacgaccggatttgtctgctggaactggtccgcggacaaatctcagcggatagatccggtcgtgtgtacggggccttagtctgatgctcattttgtctaggggaatcggctagttgttttaaaatcgacgctgtacttaccgttgtagagagcgatcttctccgccgcttccgggtatggtcttcgggagtgggcgttccttcttgattgacaggcttccgacggtcgcatccatcgcgtcacgagtagccgaaagaagccgaacgacggcgtggctctatacggcgcctgcgcaccgacgttcggctactttcggaaaatcgtgacgcgatggatgcgaccgtcagaagcctgtcggaagactgtcaatcaagaaggaacgcccactcccgaagaccatacccggaagcggcggagaagatcactctctacaacggtaagtacagcgtcgattttaaaacaactagccgattcccctagacaaaatgagcatcaatctaagggtaacaatttttttggagggggaactaccgctttaaaaatgCTCGCTCACAGctttactcgtaaaccgaggttccactgtactggttgaactttttttagttttggatcgcGTAGTAAGAGTTAAAACCCCTCTACTTTTATTATCCCATTGGGGAGAATTCTCTTCACTTCCATCCCCAAATGGTACATAAAGGTTGGAAAAATCTCTACC is from Rana temporaria chromosome 9, aRanTem1.1, whole genome shotgun sequence and encodes:
- the LOC120914511 gene encoding early nodulin-75-like gives rise to the protein MGAAAPDVGQRTQITVLPTPPSDTAHPVGVELSEPVPPPPMKKQEQDSGNELSSSSLDSHDSTAASTGLPPEEPEEPPPEEPPSEELEEPPPEEPPHEEPPSEELEEPPHEEPKEPPHEEPKELPPVTDLSPPCENQENPPRPNTLDLSHSLPESHQVNSLEFQKPNTEETQENGIESCPEASKPNKEKKALEGELVKCIEEYRKIKIPAFRNKKRNWQNDLLKKYEL